The following coding sequences are from one Paenibacillus stellifer window:
- a CDS encoding glycosyltransferase family 2 protein has translation MRRSHVTEGRHRGYGTGGVGTRRTGRKRKAPKAEALHAPVISPGTDERSKLESGTMKAASPAQSKGARWRPPARRGTLSVIVSAQNEEATLPAVLREAERLLPEELIVVLNGCSDESYLRARQSAVAMVVHYPDAAGHDVGRAIGARLSRGDILLFLDGDMAIPAPALAPFVTAVDEGTDVALNDLNPLLPSFEHTDPVTRCKLFLNLAVGREDLGASSMTAVPHALSRRALSIIGPKTLTVPPKAQAAAVLNGLSVKNASSVNVIGRNRVRRSNTGAGNAVEQMILGDHAEALAEILARGGVRKFREAGGPGYRSRLAAWRNQP, from the coding sequence ATGAGAAGATCGCATGTGACGGAAGGCCGCCACAGAGGTTACGGAACCGGCGGCGTTGGAACGCGCAGGACCGGAAGAAAGCGTAAAGCTCCGAAAGCGGAGGCTCTACATGCGCCGGTTATCTCTCCCGGTACAGATGAGAGATCCAAGCTGGAATCTGGGACCATGAAAGCAGCGAGCCCCGCCCAAAGCAAAGGCGCCCGCTGGCGTCCCCCCGCGCGCCGGGGAACGCTGTCGGTCATCGTTTCGGCGCAGAACGAGGAAGCGACTCTTCCTGCCGTGCTCCGTGAAGCGGAAAGACTGCTGCCGGAGGAGCTGATCGTCGTGCTGAACGGCTGCTCCGACGAGAGCTACTTGCGGGCCCGCCAGTCGGCTGTGGCCATGGTGGTCCATTATCCTGATGCGGCAGGGCATGATGTGGGACGCGCGATTGGCGCCAGACTCAGTCGGGGCGACATTCTGCTGTTCCTGGACGGAGATATGGCGATTCCAGCTCCGGCGCTGGCCCCTTTCGTTACCGCCGTGGATGAAGGAACCGACGTGGCGCTCAACGATCTGAATCCGCTGCTTCCTTCCTTTGAACATACCGATCCGGTCACGCGCTGCAAGCTGTTCCTCAATCTTGCGGTCGGACGGGAGGATTTGGGGGCCTCCTCCATGACAGCCGTCCCTCATGCGCTGTCCCGGCGGGCGCTGAGCATCATCGGGCCTAAGACATTGACGGTTCCGCCGAAGGCGCAGGCAGCGGCTGTACTGAACGGACTGAGCGTGAAGAATGCCTCGTCTGTCAACGTAATCGGACGCAACCGGGTACGCAGAAGCAACACGGGAGCGGGGAATGCCGTGGAGCAGATGATTCTCGGCGATCACGCCGAGGCGCTGGCCGAAATTCTGGCCCGGGGCGGGGTCCGGAAATTCCGCGAGGCGGGAGGACCCGGCTATCGAAGCCGCCTGGCCGCATGGAGGAACCAGCCATGA
- a CDS encoding glycosyltransferase family 2 protein, with the protein MKSAKRTRSPRHKAAPVRRTPAKSTALRTLSRRPRQSGAKRAAKSRSPHASVPADLLTGAPDEREPLVSVIIPAMNEESTIAKVIAEARRTAARCEVIVVVNGSSDRTADIAAASGARVLVYPEPLGHDVGRSIGAGAAKGDILLFTDGDIVISAKRLFPFVKAVGSGVDVALNRYSGAVKKRRPHPVVLSKHTLNLLLGRPDLHGCSMTTVPHALSRKALETLGGEILSCPPAAQARAVLHGLRVEAVHLVPVGRMNVIRRKRGGRDPLADIVVSDHLQAAAVMLERLGERAGYSDGSRRREMVR; encoded by the coding sequence ATGAAATCAGCCAAGCGAACGCGCAGCCCGAGACATAAGGCTGCACCTGTCCGCCGTACGCCAGCCAAATCGACCGCTCTCCGTACCTTGAGCCGCAGACCAAGGCAGTCTGGAGCCAAGCGCGCAGCCAAGAGCAGGTCCCCGCATGCTTCTGTTCCTGCCGATCTCTTGACGGGTGCACCGGATGAGAGGGAACCCTTGGTGTCGGTCATTATTCCGGCTATGAACGAGGAGAGCACAATAGCCAAGGTCATCGCTGAAGCGCGAAGAACTGCCGCGCGATGCGAGGTGATTGTCGTTGTCAACGGTTCCTCTGACCGTACGGCGGATATTGCGGCAGCTTCCGGCGCGCGCGTGCTTGTCTACCCGGAGCCGCTCGGTCACGATGTCGGACGGAGCATAGGAGCGGGGGCGGCGAAAGGCGACATACTGCTCTTCACGGATGGAGATATTGTTATATCCGCCAAACGGCTGTTTCCGTTCGTCAAAGCGGTCGGCAGCGGTGTCGATGTTGCATTGAACCGCTATTCGGGAGCGGTAAAGAAGCGGCGTCCCCATCCTGTTGTACTATCCAAACATACGCTCAATCTTCTGCTCGGACGCCCCGATCTCCACGGCTGCTCCATGACGACTGTGCCGCATGCTCTGAGCCGAAAAGCGCTTGAGACACTTGGCGGGGAGATACTGTCCTGTCCGCCGGCGGCTCAGGCCCGGGCGGTGCTGCACGGGCTTCGGGTCGAGGCGGTTCACCTGGTCCCGGTCGGGCGGATGAATGTCATACGGCGCAAAAGGGGCGGCCGCGATCCGCTGGCGGACATCGTCGTCTCGGATCATTTGCAGGCGGCTGCGGTTATGCTCGAGCGGCTCGGAGAGCGGGCCGGCTATTCGGATGGCAGCCGTCGGCGGGAGATGGTGAGGTGA
- the ltrA gene encoding group II intron reverse transcriptase/maturase produces MKPKRRYYSLIDKVYQMNNLHEAWLAVKKNQGSGGIDGVSIAMYEKNVSMNLRELQRLLQQGRYNPDPVRRHFIEKENGKLRPLGIPTIRDRVCQQAVRQIIEPIFEQDFYYYSFGFRAGYSAHQAIHTIRRAKRGGYEYVVDLDIMSFFDEIPHELLMEKVHERITDGKVLTLIRGWLTAGFMEDDQFHETEIGSPQGGNLSPLLANLYLNHFDWGMKEKGFAVVRYADDAVILCKTKEQAKEAYLAAKTILEDELQLRMHPEKTKVVHFDDGFRFLGFDFWRDYLILPDAKVKKYKDKIRQVTRRQQGNNLDEMLKKLNGIARGFGNYFGIGNVKKKFERLDEWTRMRARAFMRQKKSTVSNRLIPNKVLESAGMVFLTSLLTTRS; encoded by the coding sequence ATGAAACCTAAAAGACGTTACTATTCCTTAATCGATAAAGTATACCAAATGAACAATCTGCACGAAGCCTGGCTAGCTGTGAAGAAGAATCAGGGAAGCGGCGGCATCGATGGCGTAAGCATCGCGATGTACGAGAAAAACGTGAGCATGAACCTAAGAGAGCTTCAAAGATTATTGCAGCAAGGGCGGTACAATCCCGATCCGGTAAGGCGGCATTTCATCGAGAAGGAAAACGGGAAGCTAAGACCGTTAGGCATTCCCACAATCCGAGATCGCGTATGTCAGCAAGCCGTGCGTCAAATCATCGAGCCGATTTTCGAGCAAGACTTCTACTACTACAGCTTTGGCTTTCGTGCGGGATACTCGGCGCACCAAGCAATACATACGATTCGACGAGCGAAACGCGGCGGATACGAATATGTGGTTGACCTGGACATCATGTCCTTCTTCGATGAAATTCCACACGAATTACTGATGGAGAAGGTGCATGAGAGAATCACCGACGGAAAAGTGCTGACGCTCATTCGCGGGTGGCTGACGGCGGGGTTCATGGAAGATGATCAGTTCCATGAAACGGAAATCGGGTCTCCACAGGGTGGGAATTTATCGCCATTGCTTGCGAATCTGTACTTGAACCATTTCGACTGGGGGATGAAAGAGAAGGGATTCGCCGTAGTCAGGTACGCGGATGATGCAGTTATCCTTTGCAAGACAAAGGAACAGGCAAAAGAAGCATACCTGGCGGCAAAGACCATTCTAGAAGACGAACTACAGCTGCGAATGCATCCTGAGAAAACAAAAGTAGTGCATTTCGATGACGGATTTCGTTTTCTTGGATTCGACTTTTGGAGGGATTATCTGATACTACCGGACGCGAAAGTGAAGAAGTACAAGGATAAAATCCGGCAAGTTACCCGCAGACAACAAGGAAATAACCTTGACGAAATGCTCAAGAAACTAAACGGAATTGCCCGAGGATTTGGTAACTATTTCGGCATAGGGAATGTAAAGAAAAAGTTTGAACGTCTGGATGAATGGACGCGGATGAGGGCGCGAGCCTTTATGCGCCAAAAGAAATCTACGGTGTCAAATCGGCTGATTCCAAACAAAGTACTGGAATCAGCGGGAATGGTATTTCTAACAAGCTTACTCACCACACGTTCCTAA